The proteins below are encoded in one region of Halalkalicoccus jeotgali B3:
- a CDS encoding VOC family protein produces the protein MGQINGLHHVTAFASDAQENLDFFRKVLGLRFVKRTVRFDIPEEIYHFYYGDEVGTAGSIVTFFPITDMPEGSVGKGQLSAAGLVIPEGSVEYWTDRFEEHAVEHTVEQRFDETAIGFTDPDGTPFELVTGESDIEAWGDGPVPEEHGIRGLHSVTVHSNDPAGSFRALETMDWDRVGRHDEPQAGDRVRFQAPGEGRGAEFVDVLIRPNAPQGVMGTGTFLHVAFDAGEKWEQKEWSERFRDADLITTSRKDRDYFWSMYFTEPGGSIFEFATTGPGVTLDEDVSELGDTLRVPDWLDVDIEYIDEQLPDITVD, from the coding sequence ATGGGACAGATCAACGGCTTACACCACGTGACCGCGTTCGCGAGCGACGCACAGGAAAACCTCGATTTCTTCCGGAAGGTGCTGGGACTACGGTTCGTCAAACGGACCGTTCGCTTCGACATCCCCGAGGAGATCTATCACTTCTACTACGGCGACGAGGTGGGGACTGCGGGCTCGATCGTGACCTTCTTCCCGATCACGGACATGCCCGAGGGGAGCGTCGGAAAGGGCCAACTCAGCGCCGCCGGGTTGGTGATCCCCGAGGGATCGGTCGAGTATTGGACCGACCGCTTCGAGGAACACGCCGTCGAACACACGGTCGAACAACGGTTCGACGAGACGGCCATCGGCTTTACCGACCCCGACGGAACGCCGTTCGAACTCGTCACGGGCGAGTCGGATATCGAGGCGTGGGGTGACGGCCCGGTTCCCGAAGAACACGGGATTCGGGGGCTCCACAGCGTCACGGTCCACTCGAACGACCCCGCGGGGAGTTTCCGGGCCTTGGAGACCATGGACTGGGACCGGGTCGGGCGCCACGACGAGCCACAGGCCGGCGACCGCGTCCGGTTTCAGGCGCCCGGCGAGGGCAGGGGTGCGGAGTTCGTCGACGTGCTGATCCGCCCGAACGCCCCGCAGGGCGTGATGGGAACGGGAACCTTCCTCCACGTCGCGTTCGACGCCGGCGAGAAATGGGAGCAGAAGGAATGGAGCGAGCGCTTTCGCGACGCCGACCTGATCACCACCTCTCGAAAGGACCGCGATTACTTCTGGTCGATGTACTTCACCGAACCCGGCGGATCGATCTTCGAGTTCGCGACGACGGGGCCGGGCGTCACCCTCGACGAGGACGTCTCCGAACTCGGCGATACCCTCCGAGTCCCCGACTGGCTCGATGTCGATATCGAATACATCGACGAACAGCTGCCCGATATCACCGTCGACTGA
- a CDS encoding DoxX family protein has product MSQRQDSAARKRNPPALLGRLLFGGMLLAAAINAFRGMEGQIAYAESKDIEYANYLVPFTSGMLAFGGIGIALWRFPRLAAGAAATFLAGVTPTMHDFWNAPDEQRQNELNHFIKNGAMLGGALSYLYRACREE; this is encoded by the coding sequence ATGAGCCAGAGACAGGACTCCGCGGCGAGGAAGCGCAACCCACCGGCACTGCTCGGCCGACTGCTGTTCGGCGGGATGTTGCTCGCCGCGGCGATCAACGCCTTCCGGGGGATGGAAGGACAGATCGCCTACGCCGAATCGAAAGACATCGAGTACGCGAACTACCTCGTTCCGTTCACGAGCGGGATGCTCGCGTTCGGGGGGATCGGAATCGCACTCTGGCGATTTCCGCGACTCGCGGCCGGCGCCGCCGCCACGTTCCTCGCGGGCGTGACCCCGACGATGCACGACTTCTGGAACGCTCCCGACGAGCAGCGACAGAACGAACTGAACCACTTCATCAAGAACGGCGCCATGCTGGGCGGGGCGCTTTCGTACCTCTATCGGGCCTGCCGGGAGGAGTAA